A single genomic interval of Gossypium raimondii isolate GPD5lz chromosome 11, ASM2569854v1, whole genome shotgun sequence harbors:
- the LOC105803331 gene encoding 60S ribosomal protein L32-1: MAVPLLSKKIVKKRVKKFKRPQSDRKISVKTNWRRPKGIDSRVRRKFKGCTLMPNIGYGSDKKTRHYLPNGFKKFVVHNVQELELLMMHNRTYCAEIAHDVSTKKRKEIVERAAQLDVVVTNKLARLRSQEDE, translated from the exons ATGGCGGTCCCTTTGCTGTCTAAGAAGATTGTGAAGAAGCGTGTCAAGAAGTTCAAGAGGCCCCAAAGTGACCGCAAGATCTCCGTcaag ACAAACTGGCGAAGGCCTAAAGGTATTGACTCCCGTGTTAGGAGGAAGTTCAAGGGATGCACTTTGATGCCCAATATTGGTTATGGGTCCGACAAGAAGACTCGCCACTATCTTCCCAATGGGTTTAAGAAATTTGTCGTGCATAACGTCCAAGAGCTGGAGCTTCTCATGATGCACAACAG GACATACTGTGCTGAGATAGCTCATGATGTTTCAACAAAGAAGAGGAAGGAAATTGTCGAGCGGGCGGCACAGTTGGATGTTGTTGTGACCAACAAATTGGCAAGGTTGCGCAGCCAGGAGGATGAGTGA